The following are encoded in a window of Trichocoleus sp. genomic DNA:
- the cobO gene encoding cob(I)yrinic acid a,c-diamide adenosyltransferase, translating into MKLNENDAVADQEATRLDEEAASPTLSNDQYRQKMQRRKEVQAQRLAERTLEKGLIIVNTGNGKGKTTAALGMVLRSLGHGYKVAIVQFIKGAWEPAEKKVLSVWEDQLEFYAMGEGFTWETQDRERDIQKAKEAWNQAVTLIRNPEFHLVLLDEINVALKLGFLSVEEVLAGLAEKPEASHVILTGRGAPPALIDRADLVTEMTLVKHPFREQGVKAQPGIEY; encoded by the coding sequence ATGAAACTTAATGAAAATGATGCTGTAGCAGACCAGGAAGCAACAAGGCTTGATGAAGAAGCAGCATCTCCCACGCTCAGCAACGATCAATATCGCCAAAAGATGCAGCGGCGAAAAGAAGTCCAGGCGCAGCGATTGGCAGAACGAACCCTTGAAAAAGGGCTAATTATTGTCAATACAGGCAATGGCAAAGGCAAGACGACTGCTGCACTCGGCATGGTGCTTCGATCGCTTGGTCATGGCTATAAAGTAGCGATCGTGCAGTTCATTAAGGGAGCCTGGGAACCCGCAGAAAAAAAAGTTTTGAGCGTTTGGGAAGATCAGCTTGAATTTTATGCCATGGGCGAAGGCTTTACCTGGGAAACGCAAGACCGAGAGCGCGATATCCAGAAAGCAAAAGAAGCCTGGAATCAGGCAGTTACCCTGATCCGCAATCCAGAGTTTCATCTGGTGTTGCTCGATGAAATCAACGTTGCGCTTAAGCTAGGATTTTTATCAGTCGAGGAAGTGTTGGCTGGCTTAGCGGAAAAGCCTGAGGCTTCTCATGTGATTTTAACTGGGAGAGGAGCACCACCTGCCTTGATCGATCGGGCGGATCTGGTCACTGAAATGACGCTAGTCAAGCATCCCTTCCGGGAGCAGGGCGTTAAAGCACAGCCTGGAATTGAATATTAA
- the nadB gene encoding L-aspartate oxidase, with product MPDFADCFDVLIIGGGAAGLYAALCLPQHYRVGLITKETLSLSASDWAQGGIAAAIDPEDSPKFHIEDTLRAGAGLCEPEAVKLLVEQAPQCIQALVQMGVAFDRSGDRLALTLEAAHSHRRVLHAADTTGRALINTLVAQVLQRPNVQVISQAFVLDLWIAEQRCQGVSLLHQSGICWLRAKAVLLATGGGGQVFAQTTNPAVSTGDGVAMAWRQGAQLRDLEFVQFHPTALTKAGAPRFLISEAVRGEGAHLVDATGYRFAFDYHPAGELAPRDIVSRAIYSHIQKTAPDPATAHVWLDLRPIPAPTIQHRFPNIIQVCQQWGIDVFHEPIPVAPAAHYWMGGITTDTQNRTTIAGLYAVGETASTGVHGANRLASNSLLECLVFGAQLAHLELPEIELPNTADSGSSTPASTTDTPNHWQGDRVALEGWRRELPRLIWQCAGICRDERSLLEAVAQVALWQQEFLQLSLSQTLMHLLESHGDFHLGESAVEATSVIRLWGEVRNLLDVGYLILKSAAFRTESRGGHYRTDFSQLDPSWQVHTLVESQQWRQSKPIAF from the coding sequence TTGATCATTGGCGGCGGCGCAGCAGGACTCTATGCCGCTCTGTGTTTACCACAGCATTACCGTGTTGGGCTAATTACGAAAGAAACACTTTCTCTTTCTGCCAGTGATTGGGCGCAGGGAGGAATTGCCGCTGCGATCGACCCTGAAGACTCACCCAAATTTCATATCGAAGATACGCTGCGGGCAGGGGCAGGGTTATGTGAACCAGAAGCCGTCAAGCTGTTAGTTGAACAAGCTCCCCAATGCATCCAGGCACTCGTTCAAATGGGCGTTGCGTTTGATCGAAGTGGCGATCGGTTGGCATTAACACTAGAAGCGGCTCACTCCCATCGACGAGTGCTTCATGCAGCAGACACAACCGGACGTGCCTTAATTAATACGCTTGTGGCGCAAGTGTTGCAGCGACCCAATGTCCAGGTGATTTCACAAGCATTTGTGTTGGATTTGTGGATAGCAGAGCAGCGCTGTCAGGGAGTAAGCTTGCTTCATCAATCAGGCATCTGTTGGTTACGGGCAAAAGCCGTCTTGCTGGCAACGGGAGGCGGAGGGCAGGTCTTTGCTCAGACAACCAATCCTGCTGTTAGCACGGGTGATGGAGTCGCGATGGCTTGGCGGCAGGGCGCGCAGCTCCGTGATCTGGAGTTTGTCCAGTTTCATCCTACGGCTCTCACAAAGGCAGGCGCACCAAGATTTTTAATTAGTGAGGCAGTTCGAGGGGAAGGTGCACATTTAGTTGATGCTACGGGATATCGCTTTGCTTTTGACTATCATCCAGCAGGCGAATTAGCGCCAAGAGACATTGTCAGTCGGGCAATTTATAGCCATATTCAAAAGACTGCACCTGATCCAGCAACTGCTCATGTTTGGCTTGATTTGCGCCCCATTCCAGCCCCAACGATTCAGCATCGCTTCCCCAATATCATCCAGGTTTGTCAGCAGTGGGGAATTGATGTGTTTCATGAACCAATTCCCGTTGCACCTGCGGCTCACTACTGGATGGGTGGAATCACAACGGATACACAAAATCGCACCACGATCGCCGGACTCTATGCCGTTGGCGAAACAGCCAGTACAGGTGTCCATGGAGCCAATCGGCTTGCCAGTAATTCCCTTTTGGAGTGTCTGGTCTTCGGTGCTCAACTGGCTCATTTAGAGCTACCCGAAATAGAGCTACCTAACACTGCTGACTCTGGCTCATCTACGCCTGCCTCAACGACTGATACCCCTAATCATTGGCAAGGAGATCGAGTAGCTCTGGAGGGTTGGCGGCGGGAGTTGCCTCGCTTGATATGGCAATGTGCCGGAATCTGTCGAGATGAACGATCGCTGCTTGAAGCAGTGGCTCAAGTTGCACTCTGGCAGCAAGAATTTCTGCAATTATCGCTGAGTCAAACCTTAATGCACCTGTTGGAATCCCACGGTGACTTTCATTTAGGGGAATCTGCGGTTGAGGCAACGTCAGTAATTCGGCTTTGGGGAGAAGTACGCAACCTGCTAGATGTCGGCTACCTCATCTTAAAAAGCGCTGCCTTTCGTACTGAAAGCCGAGGTGGGCATTATCGCACCGACTTCTCTCAGCTTGACCCGTCATGGCAAGTGCATACGCTTGTAGAAAGTCAGCAGTGGCGACAGTCAAAGCCGATCGCGTTTTAG